CCGACCAAAACGCCGCGCGCCACCTGGCGCAGCCACGGCAATCTGCTCTTTACTAACTGGCTCAACTACTACGTGTATCAGATCACGCCATACGATCTGCGCCATATGAACCCCACCCTCGAGTAATCTCCCGCGTACGCGATCCTTAAGCGTTTCAGCATACTTTATAAGGCACCTTCGGGTGCCTTTTTTATTTCCGAAAACCTCTTCATTATCAAAAATGACTTTAATTGTATTTTAATCAAAAACTTATACTGATAAAGAAATTAAAATGGAAATTGTTTTTGATTTTAGAAAAAGAATGAGTAGTCTTAATTGTGCTGTACGAAATCTGAACGTAAGAGATCGCGTACGTCTGCTATGGGGAATCTTTTGGATCAAAACCGAGGAGCGCTGCTATGAATCAACAGGCAATTACCGCAGAACTGGCTTTCAGCCAGCCTTTTGGCGAGCAGGAACGGCAGATCCTGACGCCGGAGGCCGTCGAGTTTCTTACTGAACTGGTGGCGCGTTTCACGCCACAACGTAACGATCTGCTCGCCGCACGGCAACAGGTGCAGAAAGAAATTGATGGCGGAAAGCTGCCAGACTTTCTTTCGGAAACAGCTTCCATAAGAAACAGTGACTGGAAAATTCGCGGCATTCCTGAAGATTTGCAAGACCGCCGCGTCGAAATCACCGGCCCGGTCGAGCGCAAAATGGTCATCAATGCGCTGAATGCTAACGTCAAAGTATTCATGGCGGATTTTGAAGATTCCCTGGCACCCGCCTGGAACAAAGTCATCGAAGGGCAGATCAACCTGCGTGATGCGATAAAGGGCACAATTACCTGGACCAACGAGGCGGGCAAAATTTATCAGCTCAAGCCTGACCCTGCTGTGCTTATCTGCCGTGTACGCGGCCTGCATCTGCCTGAAAAACATGTTACCTGGCGCGACGAACCCGTGCCTGGCAGCCTGTTTGATTTCGCGCTCTACTTCTTCCATAACTATAAAAATCTGCTGGCCAAAGGCAGCGGCCCCTATTTCTACCTGCCGAAAACGCAGTCCTGGCAGGAGGCGGCCTGGTGGAGCGACGTCTTCAGCTATGCCGAAGATCGCTTTAACCTGCCGCGCGGCACCATCAAAGCCACGCTGCTTATTGAAACGCTGCCTGCCGTTTTCCAGATGGACGAGATCCTGCACGCGCTGCGTGACCATATCGTCGGCCTCAACTGCGGCCGCTGGGATTACATCTTCAGCTATATCAAAACCCTTAAAAATCATCCCGACCGCGTCCTGCCGGACAGACAATCCGTCACCATGGATAAGCCTTTCCTGAGCGCTTATTCGCGGCTGCTCATTAAAACCTGTCATCGCCGGGGCGCGTTCGCGATGGGCGGCATGGCCGCGTTCATCCCGAGCAAAGATACCGAGCGCAATAACTGGGTGCTTAACAAAGTGAAGGCGGATAAAGAGCTGGAAGCCGCGAACGGTCACGACGGCACCTGGATTGCTCACCCCGGTCTTGGCGATACGGTCATGGCGGTTTTTGACGCCGCGCTGGGCGAGCATAAAAACCAACTGCATGTATTGCGTGAAAACGACGCGCCCATCACCGCCGCGCAACTGCTTGAGCCATGCCCTGGCGAGCGCACGGAAGAGGGAATGCGCGCCAATATTCGCGTGGCGGTGCAGTACATCGAAGCCTGGATTTCCGGCAACGGCTGCGTACCGATTTATGGCCTGA
This sequence is a window from Cronobacter sakazakii. Protein-coding genes within it:
- the aceB gene encoding malate synthase A; the encoded protein is MNQQAITAELAFSQPFGEQERQILTPEAVEFLTELVARFTPQRNDLLAARQQVQKEIDGGKLPDFLSETASIRNSDWKIRGIPEDLQDRRVEITGPVERKMVINALNANVKVFMADFEDSLAPAWNKVIEGQINLRDAIKGTITWTNEAGKIYQLKPDPAVLICRVRGLHLPEKHVTWRDEPVPGSLFDFALYFFHNYKNLLAKGSGPYFYLPKTQSWQEAAWWSDVFSYAEDRFNLPRGTIKATLLIETLPAVFQMDEILHALRDHIVGLNCGRWDYIFSYIKTLKNHPDRVLPDRQSVTMDKPFLSAYSRLLIKTCHRRGAFAMGGMAAFIPSKDTERNNWVLNKVKADKELEAANGHDGTWIAHPGLGDTVMAVFDAALGEHKNQLHVLRENDAPITAAQLLEPCPGERTEEGMRANIRVAVQYIEAWISGNGCVPIYGLMEDAATAEISRTSIWQWIHHQKTLSNGSTVTKDLFRQMLAEEMRVIQEELGEQRYSHGRFDEAARLMEQITTSDELIDFLTLPGYRLLA